From Eremothecium sinecaudum strain ATCC 58844 chromosome V, complete sequence, a single genomic window includes:
- the TVP38 gene encoding Tvp38p (Syntenic homolog of Ashbya gossypii ADR226C; Syntenic homolog of Saccharomyces cerevisiae YKR088C (TVP38)) codes for MAGRHEAETGPQGAFNLNNSGLSNDLLYLDDEDFLDEYPMTARQRFLHRLERNGKRIWKKFMELPLWKQITIVAFCSTVSTLGLVAVTFHHKILQHIIKFSNELYALWYMPLVFFLLIFVVSFPPMVGFSLLCTSVGLVYGVSLQGWVIISLGTVLGSIASFVVFKTVLHSYAERLVRLNDKFDALASILRDNNSYWIIALIKLCPVPYSLTNGAMAGIYGISVRNFSIAQVLTTPKSVMYLFIGSRIKNIGESESSFTVFFDIISIFMAVSILVGTASLLYYKTSRRYQELQRRNEYLLPLTANI; via the coding sequence ATGGCAGGTCGACACGAAGCTGAAACTGGCCCTCAGGGGGCTTTCAATTTGAACAATAGTGGTTTAAGTAATGACTTATTATACTtggatgatgaagattttCTAGACGAGTATCCTATGACAGCAAGACAGCGTTTCCTCCACCGGTTGGAACGCAATGGAAAGCGCATTTGGAAGAAATTCATGGAGTTGCCACTTTGGAAGCAGATAACTATCGTGGCATTTTGCTCCACAGTTTCAACGTTAGGACTCGTGGCGGTCACATTCCATCATAAAATTCTCCAGCATATCATTAAGTTTTCTAACGAGTTATATGCACTATGGTACATGCCTTTGGTGTTTTTCCTTCTAATATTTGTAGTGTCTTTCCCTCCAATGGTGGGATTTTCGCTTCTATGCACTTCAGTGGGACTTGTGTATGGGGTTTCTCTCCAGGGTTGGGTTATAATTTCGCTTGGGACTGTATTGGGTTCCATTGCGTCCTTTGTTGTATTCAAAACGGTACTACATTCGTATGCAGAACGGCTGGTTCGACTAAACGACAAGTTCGATGCACTTGCATCTATACTCAGGGACAATAACAGTTATTGGATAATTGCGCTTATAAAGCTATGTCCTGTACCATACTCATTGACCAACGGAGCCATGGCAGGCATATATGGAATTTCAGTCCGGAACTTTTCCATTGCCCAGGTTTTGACTACTCCTAAGTCAGTCATGTACCTGTTCATAGGCTCGCGAATTAAGAACATTGGCGAGAGTGAATCGTCATTCACAGTATTTTTTGACATAATCAGCATTTTTATGGCGGTTAGTATTCTGGTGGGTACTGCCTCACTCCTGTACTACAAGACTAGTCGTAGATACCAGGAACTACAACGGCGTAATGAGTACTTACTCCCGCTGACGGCCAATATTTAA
- the RTS2 gene encoding Rts2p (Syntenic homolog of Ashbya gossypii ADR225W; Syntenic homolog of Saccharomyces cerevisiae YOR077W (RTS2)), with protein sequence MGQADFGSAKFISKQMKMRGLQKLRFYCQLCMKQCRDDNGYRAHLKSPSHLKRASKVTSKDIDDYTQQFEYEFLKLLRLGHGEKKIEANKFYNEYIQDKHHIHMNVTRFTSLTKFIQHLSKTGKIKVHGIETIENDMDPGQLLISYIDNSSMNVLRKEELKQLEEGQKSEEDIKRKLLQKQIESDVSGSTGQNNSDDSEDRGCRSKEEQELSGKISLALQKPSKNKVGKKKVKPKGFNVFKNASKS encoded by the coding sequence ATGGGGCAGGCAGACTTTGGCTCTGCCAAGTTCATTAGCAAGCAGATGAAGATGAGAGGTCTTCAAAAGCTCCGTTTCTATTGCCAACTCTGCATGAAGCAATGTCGTGATGACAACGGTTATAGGGCACATTTAAAATCACCATCCCACCTAAAAAGAGCCAGTAAAGTCACCAGTAAAGATATCGATGACTATACTCAGCAGTTCGAATATGAGTTCTTAAAACTACTGAGATTGGGCCACGGTGAAAAGAAGATTGAAGCTAACAAATTTTACAATGAATATATCCAGGACAAACACCATATTCACATGAATGTTACAAGGTTTACGTCTCTAACGAAGTTCATTCAGCATTTAAGCAAGACTGGTAAAATTAAAGTACATGGTATAGAAACAATTGAGAACGATATGGATCCCGGTCAGCTGCTGATTAGTTACATTGATAACTCTTCTATGAATGTACTAAGGAAAGAGGAATTGAAGCAGCTAGAAGAAGGACAGAAAAGTGAGGAAGATATAAAACGGAAGCTGCTTCAAAAGCAAATTGAAAGTGATGTATCCGGTTCGACGGGCCAGAATAATTCTGATGATAGTGAGGACCGTGGATGCCGAAGTAAAGAAGAGCAAGAGCTATCGGGTAAAATTTCATTGGCCCTCCAGAAGCCTAGTAAAAATAAAGTCGGTAAAAAGAAAGTGAAGCCAAAGGGTTTTAATGTATTTAAAAATGCATCTAAATCGTAG